From the genome of Chanos chanos chromosome 5, fChaCha1.1, whole genome shotgun sequence, one region includes:
- the psmb6 gene encoding proteasome subunit beta type-6 — MAAVSALRSPQHLSSSNNLVPDWTCREVSTGTTIMAVEFDGGVVIGADSRTTTGAYIANRVTDKLTPIHDRIFCCRSGSAADTQAIADAVTYQLGFHSIELDEPPLVQTAANLFKDMCYRYREELMAGIIVAGWDKRRGGQVYTIPVGGMLTRQPVSVGGSGSTYVYGYVDSNYRPGMSKEECLKFTAGALSLAMERDGSSGGVVRLAVITDQGVERQVILGNQLPVFSTV; from the exons ATGGCAGCAGTGTCAGCCTTGCGTTCGCCTCAGCATCTTTCTTCATCAAATAATTTAGTTCCCGACTGGACATGTCGGGAAGTCAGCACGGGG ACCACAATCATGGCGGTGGAATTTGACGGGGGTGTTGTAATTGGTGCAGATTCCCGCACAACTACCGG AGCCTATATAGccaacagagtgacagacaagCTCACCCCAATCCATGATCGCATCTTCTGCTGTCGCTCTGGCTCTGCAGCGGATACACAGGCCATTGCTGATGCTGTGACTTACCAGCTTGGCTTTCACAG TATTGAATTGGATGAGCCTCCATTGGTCCAGACGGCTGCCAATCTGTTCAAGGACATGTGCTATAGGTACAGGGAAGAGCTGATGGCTGGGATCATTGTGGCTGGATGGGATAAGAGGAGAGGCGGACAG GTGTACACTATTCCTGTGGGAGGCATGTTAACTCGACAGCCTGTGTCAGTGGGCGGTTCAGGCAGCACTTACGTCTATGGTTACGTGGACTCAAACTATAGACCTGGCATGAGTAAAGAGGAGTGCCTGAAATTCACTGCAGGAG CCCTGTCTCTGGCGATGGAGAGAGACGGCTCTAGTGGTGGAGTAGTACGTCTGGCTGTCATCACAGACCAAGGTGTGGAGAGACAGGTTATACTAGGCAATCAGCTGCCAGTGTTTTCCACTgtctga